From the Francisella frigiditurris genome, one window contains:
- the putP gene encoding sodium/proline symporter PutP codes for MSHTTILWITFIIYIAIIFAIGLYSYFQTKNLSDYMLGGRSLSGPIAALGAGASDMGSWLLLALPGAFMALGISQIWLPLGLTIGAFVNWGVVAKRLRVYTEVAKDSITIPAYFENRFHDTKGYLRALTAIVLVIFFTIYISAGFVSGGLLFSSMFSIDYHQALILTAVIIFTYTCVGGFLAVAWIDFFQGSLMLLALLVVPAVAFGYFGSFTSLADAVSSREIHGFFDITSGVSFLSIISLLAWGLGYFGQPHIIVRFMAIRDPKKTTQAMWICMIWMILALLGAMAVGLLGAAYYQNGLENPEAVFLQLSKAFFNPWLEGVLLAAVLSAVMSTSSAQLLALSSAFSADVYHKFIRKNASHKEMLNVSRLIVLVITIIGIYLAYSPESSILDLVAYAWAGLGSSFGGVIILSLFWKRMNKTGAYVGIALGSLTVLVWPWLKDLGYMFGVYAMIPAFSASCLGIVIASLLTGKPEKSIEEEFDKYKEALEKYK; via the coding sequence ATGAGTCATACGACTATTCTTTGGATAACTTTTATAATATATATAGCAATAATATTTGCTATAGGTCTTTATTCTTACTTTCAAACAAAAAACTTATCTGACTATATGCTTGGTGGTAGGTCACTGAGTGGTCCAATCGCTGCTCTTGGGGCAGGTGCTTCAGATATGGGTTCTTGGCTTTTATTAGCACTTCCTGGTGCATTTATGGCTCTTGGGATTAGTCAAATATGGCTTCCTTTAGGTTTGACAATCGGAGCATTTGTAAACTGGGGAGTTGTCGCAAAAAGATTAAGAGTTTACACAGAAGTGGCTAAAGATTCTATAACTATACCAGCTTATTTTGAGAATAGATTTCATGATACTAAGGGTTATCTTAGAGCATTGACTGCCATAGTTCTTGTAATATTTTTTACTATATATATAAGTGCAGGTTTTGTATCTGGTGGCTTGTTATTTAGCTCTATGTTTTCAATTGATTATCATCAAGCATTGATTTTAACAGCAGTCATTATATTTACTTATACGTGTGTAGGAGGCTTTTTAGCAGTTGCTTGGATAGATTTCTTTCAAGGATCTTTGATGCTGCTTGCATTACTTGTAGTTCCTGCTGTTGCTTTTGGATATTTTGGAAGTTTTACAAGTTTAGCAGATGCTGTTTCTTCCAGAGAAATTCATGGTTTCTTTGATATTACATCAGGAGTTTCTTTTTTATCTATAATTTCTCTACTTGCATGGGGCTTGGGATATTTTGGTCAGCCACATATTATTGTTAGATTTATGGCTATAAGGGATCCTAAAAAAACCACTCAAGCAATGTGGATATGTATGATCTGGATGATTCTAGCTTTACTAGGGGCTATGGCAGTAGGTTTGTTAGGAGCAGCATATTATCAGAACGGGCTTGAGAATCCAGAAGCAGTATTTTTACAATTATCTAAAGCATTTTTTAATCCTTGGTTAGAAGGTGTTCTATTAGCAGCAGTTTTATCTGCTGTTATGAGTACTTCATCAGCACAGTTATTAGCATTGTCTAGTGCATTTTCAGCTGATGTTTACCATAAGTTTATTAGGAAAAATGCATCTCACAAAGAGATGTTGAATGTCAGTAGACTGATAGTTTTGGTTATAACTATAATAGGGATATATTTAGCATATAGTCCAGAAAGTAGCATTTTAGATTTAGTCGCATATGCGTGGGCTGGATTAGGCTCTTCTTTTGGAGGTGTCATTATACTTTCTTTATTCTGGAAGAGAATGAATAAAACAGGAGCTTATGTAGGAATTGCATTGGGATCTTTAACGGTACTAGTCTGGCCATGGCTTAAAGACTTGGGATATATGTTTGGGGTTTATGCAATGATTCCTGCTTTTAGTGCAAGTTGTTTAGGGATAGTTATTGCAAGTTTGTTAACTGGGAAGCCAGAAAAATCAATAGAAGAAGAGTTCGATAAGTATAAAGAAGCTCTTGAAAAGTATAAATAG
- a CDS encoding glycosyltransferase: MKKVTLIFLFILLGFFLSYFDYIYIYTLLVSTLSVFLIYIFSISKKSQSKKNKLTTFVYILFSYSFTNLAILEILKVNYANNGFTSIIIVTLLLPTLFLLSYRIILASHGLYESIFGFNDRYYIPDLDNKPTKGCSIVITTRNEPFEVCKMTFDSAHDLDYPVELKEIIVVDNSDLEFKDLNKWKEYVNKHKEIYGDNKCKFIHRNGVEGFKPRNLDIAIDNVIFNYVLFLDADSTLPKQALNVGMKEFEKVEKLGFVSFLIQSTNYEVNLMTRVTSIFQNTIRYFNEFTGKYGYCNFQGHNGIWSKEALDKTDPWEEYYRGEVMVTEDIAAGFRCYEAGFESKPIFLKTGEWMPTSLKEFERMWLRWSFGGMQVMHKHIKRMLSSSNVTFRVKLDMLYLLFKIAVSGFPFLALLVVAFPRNDLGLAILINLTLLPLIILSIWYYFYGELKGNIFSKIWQIYISNFMLSSFVFWCGIKAEINFYLKKPQGWKPTCKKQVKDDTWSVILRQHVGKILFSSFGLLVAIFSIIRYFDSNDFSIYMFSMIPSILLFLNTILCVLILGKSRS; the protein is encoded by the coding sequence ATGAAAAAAGTAACACTAATATTTCTCTTTATCTTACTTGGCTTTTTTCTGTCTTATTTTGATTATATATATATATATACTTTATTAGTTTCAACTTTATCTGTTTTTTTAATTTATATATTTTCTATAAGTAAGAAAAGTCAAAGTAAGAAAAATAAATTAACTACTTTTGTCTATATACTTTTTAGTTATTCTTTTACAAATTTAGCTATTTTAGAGATTTTAAAAGTTAACTATGCAAATAATGGTTTTACATCAATAATTATAGTTACTCTGTTGCTTCCAACTTTATTTTTATTAAGCTATAGAATAATTTTAGCTTCTCATGGTCTTTATGAAAGTATATTTGGTTTTAATGATAGATATTATATACCTGATTTAGATAATAAGCCTACTAAAGGCTGCTCAATTGTAATCACTACAAGAAATGAGCCTTTTGAAGTATGCAAAATGACTTTTGATTCAGCACATGATCTAGATTACCCGGTAGAGTTAAAGGAAATAATAGTAGTAGATAATAGTGATTTAGAATTTAAAGATTTAAATAAATGGAAAGAATACGTTAATAAGCATAAAGAAATTTATGGTGATAATAAGTGTAAGTTTATTCATAGAAATGGTGTTGAAGGATTCAAGCCTAGAAATTTAGATATAGCTATAGATAACGTAATTTTTAATTATGTATTGTTTCTTGATGCGGACTCGACTTTACCAAAACAAGCGTTGAACGTTGGAATGAAAGAGTTTGAGAAAGTAGAAAAATTAGGTTTTGTAAGTTTCTTAATACAGAGTACTAATTATGAAGTTAATTTGATGACAAGAGTTACTAGCATATTTCAGAATACTATTAGATATTTTAATGAGTTTACTGGTAAATATGGTTATTGTAACTTTCAAGGACATAATGGTATCTGGAGTAAAGAAGCTTTAGATAAGACAGATCCTTGGGAAGAGTATTATCGTGGTGAAGTAATGGTTACAGAAGACATTGCTGCTGGTTTTAGATGTTATGAGGCAGGGTTTGAGAGTAAGCCCATTTTCCTTAAAACTGGAGAATGGATGCCAACTTCATTAAAAGAGTTTGAAAGGATGTGGTTACGTTGGTCTTTTGGTGGTATGCAGGTTATGCATAAACATATTAAAAGAATGTTATCTTCATCTAATGTAACGTTTAGAGTAAAGCTAGATATGCTTTACCTCTTATTTAAGATTGCTGTTTCAGGATTTCCATTTTTAGCGTTATTGGTAGTGGCTTTCCCAAGGAATGATTTGGGACTTGCAATATTAATAAATCTTACATTATTGCCTCTTATAATATTAAGTATCTGGTACTATTTTTATGGAGAGCTTAAAGGAAATATTTTTAGTAAAATTTGGCAGATATATATATCAAACTTTATGCTTTCTTCATTTGTCTTTTGGTGTGGTATTAAGGCTGAGATTAATTTCTATTTAAAAAAACCACAGGGTTGGAAACCAACTTGTAAGAAACAAGTAAAAGATGATACATGGAGTGTCATATTAAGGCAGCATGTAGGTAAAATATTATTTTCAAGCTTTGGTTTATTGGTAGCAATTTTCTCAATAATTAGATATTTTGATTCTAATGATTTCTCAATTTATATGTTTTCTATGATTCCTAGTATTTTGTTATTTTTAAATACTATTTTGTGTGTACTTATACTTGGGAAATCTAGAAGTTAA
- a CDS encoding hemolysin family protein — protein MIEYDNLFFILLAFGFVLLNAFFVVSEFAMVKLRHSRAEVIKDKKGLQGRILYKVHNNLDSYLSVCQLGITLASLGLGWVGEPAFAELLEPVLAGFGITSRELVKFVSFLAGFSIISFLHIVIGELMPKSMAIRQAERWSLFTSVPLYVFYWIMFPFIWVLNTSANLLLKLFRLNIVPEGEHGYTAEEIKLILKSSHLREPLKEEHRVMLLRMMEFSRLQAIDATRPLDEMVSLNFDSSIEDKLKVIQESLYTRYPVYQGNKENIIGILHTKDILCALGKGDDYQVYKENLRPIVKVSHHAPLIELLNKFRQGKPHFALVYNKDSLIGFITLDNLLTILIGKMRDEFHFVKEPWVTLSSNVFLINTKSPVYAIEKLAEVDFSDYVADSVQDLLKQVLPVPHKVGDTWSQPAFDLRVNKVKNKYAKEVILEIKNLDA, from the coding sequence ATGATTGAATACGATAATTTATTTTTTATTTTGTTAGCTTTTGGCTTTGTATTACTTAATGCTTTTTTTGTTGTTTCAGAATTTGCAATGGTAAAGTTAAGGCATTCTAGAGCTGAAGTTATAAAAGATAAAAAAGGATTGCAAGGTAGAATATTATATAAAGTTCATAATAATTTAGACTCATATCTCTCAGTATGTCAGCTAGGTATTACTTTAGCATCATTGGGTTTAGGTTGGGTTGGTGAACCAGCCTTTGCAGAACTATTAGAGCCAGTGTTAGCTGGTTTTGGAATAACATCAAGAGAGCTTGTTAAATTTGTATCATTCCTCGCTGGATTTTCTATTATTTCATTTCTTCATATAGTTATTGGTGAATTAATGCCAAAATCAATGGCTATTCGTCAAGCTGAGAGATGGTCGCTTTTTACTTCTGTGCCGCTATATGTCTTTTATTGGATAATGTTTCCATTTATTTGGGTATTAAATACAAGTGCTAACTTACTTCTTAAACTATTTAGATTAAATATTGTTCCCGAAGGTGAGCATGGATATACGGCTGAAGAAATAAAGTTAATTCTAAAAAGTAGTCATTTAAGAGAGCCTCTAAAGGAAGAGCATCGCGTTATGTTGCTTAGGATGATGGAATTTTCGAGACTTCAAGCTATTGACGCTACAAGACCATTGGATGAAATGGTTAGCTTAAATTTTGACTCTTCGATTGAGGATAAACTAAAAGTTATTCAAGAATCACTTTATACAAGGTACCCAGTTTATCAAGGAAATAAGGAAAATATTATAGGTATTCTTCATACCAAAGATATTTTATGTGCATTGGGAAAAGGCGATGACTATCAAGTTTATAAAGAAAATCTACGTCCTATCGTTAAAGTTTCGCATCATGCGCCATTAATAGAGCTATTAAATAAGTTTAGACAAGGAAAGCCACACTTTGCTCTTGTATATAATAAAGATAGCTTGATAGGTTTTATTACATTAGATAACTTATTGACAATTTTGATTGGGAAAATGCGAGATGAGTTTCATTTTGTTAAGGAGCCTTGGGTAACTTTATCTAGTAATGTGTTTTTAATTAATACAAAATCGCCAGTATATGCTATTGAAAAGCTTGCTGAGGTTGATTTTTCTGATTATGTAGCAGATTCTGTGCAGGACTTATTAAAACAAGTTTTACCCGTACCCCATAAGGTTGGAGATACATGGTCTCAACCTGCTTTTGATTTGAGAGTTAATAAAGTAAAGAACAAATATGCAAAAGAAGTTATTCTAGAGATTAAGAATTTAGATGCTTGA
- the pnuC gene encoding nicotinamide riboside transporter PnuC, whose amino-acid sequence MHLLDFITMIVNLLCTYLLAKLNILGWPVGVIGLILSSILFSQAGLYSDAILQILLIAFFLYGFYNWYKHGYKSTFEIKRLSFKGYFLTIASVAFGSIILHYIYKYYGINVIWLDTIASIFSIVTVYLSAKEYIDNWVCWIFIDVTYLSLYVYKEIYFAAITTAIYLIIAIRGYNYWKAQEKSHKSSI is encoded by the coding sequence ATGCATTTATTAGATTTTATTACGATGATTGTTAATCTGCTATGTACCTATTTATTAGCAAAACTTAATATTTTAGGTTGGCCTGTTGGGGTTATTGGATTAATTTTAAGTTCAATATTATTTAGCCAAGCAGGTTTATATAGTGATGCTATATTACAAATATTATTAATAGCATTTTTTCTTTATGGTTTTTATAACTGGTATAAGCATGGCTATAAATCAACTTTTGAAATAAAACGATTATCTTTCAAAGGATACTTCTTAACAATAGCATCAGTTGCTTTTGGAAGCATAATTCTTCACTATATTTATAAATATTATGGCATTAATGTAATTTGGCTAGACACTATTGCTAGTATTTTCTCAATTGTTACTGTTTATTTAAGCGCCAAAGAGTATATTGATAACTGGGTCTGTTGGATTTTTATAGATGTAACCTACTTAAGTCTATACGTCTATAAGGAAATCTATTTTGCAGCAATAACTACTGCAATATATCTGATAATTGCTATTAGGGGCTACAACTACTGGAAAGCTCAAGAGAAATCACACAAATCAAGCATCTAA
- a CDS encoding TatD family hydrolase has translation MLVDAHIHVDAYTDNQLLKVINQCEKLNIKLFAVSMDIQSYLRNVKLESLNPNIIKSSFGVHPWMASKYSKNIEVINEYLDKSTMVGEIGLDKRFLDYAAPYNDQLDVFEYILSSSLVKGKLLNLHTSGAEEDVLSYLQKYRHKKFIIHWYNGSLELLDSYLALGGYFTIGLEVLFSEKIQKILELLPIDRVLLETDNPSAWPWLNKQPENEVGMPNLLLEVLEKIAKQKKIDIEECRAQIRSNQKQSMPLFY, from the coding sequence ATGTTAGTAGATGCGCATATTCATGTTGATGCTTATACGGATAATCAGCTATTAAAAGTTATAAATCAATGTGAAAAGCTTAATATAAAACTTTTCGCTGTTAGCATGGATATTCAATCATATTTGAGGAATGTGAAATTAGAGTCATTAAACCCGAATATTATAAAAAGTTCATTTGGAGTCCATCCATGGATGGCATCGAAGTATTCTAAAAATATAGAAGTTATAAATGAGTATTTAGATAAATCTACAATGGTAGGTGAAATTGGCTTAGATAAAAGATTCTTGGATTATGCAGCACCATATAATGATCAGTTAGATGTTTTTGAATATATTCTTTCTAGTTCTTTAGTGAAGGGTAAGCTTTTAAATTTACATACTAGTGGAGCAGAGGAGGATGTTTTAAGCTACCTTCAAAAATATCGACACAAAAAATTTATTATCCATTGGTATAATGGGTCATTGGAATTATTAGATAGTTATTTGGCTTTGGGAGGATATTTTACTATTGGATTAGAGGTTTTATTTAGTGAGAAAATCCAAAAGATTTTAGAGCTGTTACCTATTGATAGAGTTTTATTAGAAACAGATAATCCTTCAGCGTGGCCATGGTTAAATAAGCAACCTGAAAATGAGGTTGGTATGCCAAATTTACTTTTAGAGGTTTTAGAGAAAATAGCAAAACAGAAGAAAATAGATATAGAAGAATGTAGAGCACAAATTAGAAGTAATCAAAAGCAGAGTATGCCATTATTCTATTAA